The stretch of DNA TGCACTGATGTATCTTGCGAATAGTACGCGACCAGACATTGCTTTCGCGGTAAATCTATTAGCAAGATACAGCGCTACTCTTCCCCATCGCCATTGGACTGGAGTTAAGAATATGTTTCGATATCTTAATGGCACAAGAGATTTGGGATTATTCTTTAAAAGGAACCAGGATCTGACTTTAATTGGGTATACTGATGCTGGTTATCTATCTTACCTCCACAACGCCAGATCACAAACATGATTCGTATTTTTACAAGCTGAAACTGCTATTTCATGGAAATCTTCGAAGCAAACCCTGTTAGCCACTTCCACAAACCATTCTGAAATAATTACATTATATGAAGCATCATGTGAATGTGTATGGCTTCGCAGAATGGTTAACCACATATTAACATCTTGTGGTATTGGGTCAAAAGAATTACCCACCATTATCTATGAAGATAATGTCGCTTGTGTTGTTCAGATGGAAACTGGTTATATTAAGAGCAACATCACTAAGCATATTgctcctaaattattttatcctcATGAGCTTCAGCAACATGGAGAGATAAAAGCCTTGCAAACCAAGTCATGTGATAATCTTGCTGATTTCTTCACAAAATCTCTACCATATTCCACATTCTCTAAATATATTGAAGGAATTGGTACAAGAAGACTTAAAAGTCTGCAGGATTTAGGGGGAGTACCTCTCTCTGAAAAATAAcctatttttgttatattataCTCTATGAGTTTTTCACCCTTCGGGTTTTTCTCATTCAAAGTTTTTAATGAGGTAATATCAACACAAGCTCTTAGTATATCACGTtattctctttattttttcccatTCGGTTTTTGAGGAGTTTTTACCTGATATATCTAAATAACGAATTATATAATATCTTTCCAAGATTTTACAGATCTTCCAAATCTGGATTCGATAAGGGGGAGTGTTATGAAATATTTGGTGTGATCTTATCCATCCAAGGGATAGATCTAATCTATCCAGatacaaagaagaaaaaattttCTTCACGTATATATCTCAATTAGCATCTCCTTAGAATGAGTACGACGATTCCCAAACGCCGTACCCCTTTGTTCACACCGTATCCCATGTATATAATGACTTGAAAGTGAATGAGAAGATTGATCTCATTCTCTCAATTCTCAACTGATACGATACTTTCACCGCTGTCACTCCCGCCACCgcctatttcttttttttttctaagaaaaggaaatgagTATGGGACAGTGGGACAACGAGTATACCCGCTCGCCCGCTCCCAACGTAATCTCGGTCGCTGTTTACTAGTTGAACGGCCGAGATTTCACCACGACGGACACTCGCGCCGCGCCCACTTCCCTGGAGGCTCCGGCAATGGCGacgcaccgcctccgcctccgccttcctccgtcgccgtccccccgcctcctccgccccgtctccctccccctgccaccgccgcctccgcgccctcTCCTCGCCTCCACCCGCCCTCCGGCGCCTCATCCTCCTCTCCCCAGCTCCGACCCCGTCGAAGCCAacagcgaggcggcggcggcgttggaggaggaggaggaagggtcCGTGGCGAGCGTGGGAGCGGGAGGGTACCCCGGGGGCCTCCCGGCGCATCTCCGGGCGGCCCGCGCGGGGCTGGGCGACCCGGCGTTCTTCCTCCtggccttcgtcgccgtcacggTGAGGCTTCCGTTTGCCGTTGCAATCCTTCATCTCAAGCTCATGGAGCGTATTATTTGACTCGCATTATCCCCAAATTCTCCCCCTTGCTGATGGCATGTGTTGTGTGGTTGTGTGCGGCGCAGACGTCGGCGGCGTTCACAAGCATGGTGGCCGTGGCAATCCCTACGATGCTAGTAAAGCTCACTGctcagccttttttttttctgattctCTGACTAGTAGATAGTAAATTTTCTCAGCAATGCATTTCACTCTGCTGGGATTTGGTGCTTAAGATTGCTTTCTAGGAGCGTCATCAACTGGCATCTTGTGTTGGGCCTTGAGTATGAGAATGAATGGAGCTTTTCGATCAATTTTGCAGACAAACTCCACCAAATTGGCTCCTTGGGTAGTAGACTCATGGGCATTTGTCGAGGTGGACATGACAACCTAAACGTGGGCTTTGTTAGTTTGCGtatgaaaacataaaaatatgccTGAGAACCACCATTATGCCGAGCGCGATATGGTGCTAGATGTGACTGCTGAAGGTATTCACTAATTTGGAGAACTCGCTAAAATGCCAGCAAATTACCTACCTTTAATAGCTGCTAAGAATGTGGCATTCCACTAAGTATGGAGATTAGTGCTATAATATGTGTGACTCTCTCCATTAGCTTAGAAAAGCTCCTATACTTTGTGGAAGCTGGCAAGCTATGTAAACATGTATAACTACCGAAGGATGAATTGATTATGACAGTAGAAAACGAATAAAAGTTCATGTAAGTTGAGGGGCTGATTTCTATCTATTGAGACAAAGAAAGGGGTattaaaaaatgagaaaatgtaAGGGGAAGATCAGTGGGCACAACCCAGTTatattggatttttatttgaaaattcgAAAACTGATATTTCATAGCCGCGTAGTATCGAGTTATCTGATCGAATTTGTCACATCAAATTATTCAACAGGCTATGAGGAGAGCTGCAAATTCATTTACTTTGCTCGCTGATGCAGCTCTTGAGGAGTTACCTAGTACAATGGCAGctgtaagactttctggcaTGGAAATTAGTGATCTCACCCTTGAACTTAGTGACTTGAGGTAAGAGCACTCAATAAACGGgttatttatatagaaaagggAATGCTTCAGCCCTATATGTCTGTTcatctattttcttatttataagATTAAATGGTTTACCCATTTTAGTATGCTgtcacaaaaagaaaatcagagATTCCAAAGGGCCTTTACTTCATTCGATCATTTCATTGACATGCCACTCTTTATAGTCTGCACAGGTTATGACATTGATGTGCAGTTGCCTGCTTTAATATACATGCATGTCAATAGACATGATTGTCTAGTCTGTACATTCCTTTATATAAGTTCATGGCTGGATACGGGTGCATTCCTCATAAGAATCTGAAGAAACTCAATGCACACCATCATGTAACCGGTGCATGAAACGTTCCTTGCAGCCAGGAGATAGCAGATGGTGTGAACAAGTCAGCCAAGGTTGCTCAGGCGGTGGAAGCTGGTCTAGGGCAAATGCGTGATCTGGCGCGGCAGCAGGCAGCATGTATATGTTTCTGAACCGTAGCTGCCAAATAGTTTAGCCCTCACTTTTGAAGCATCTGTTGATGTGTTTGTTCCTATGAGCAGCAATGATTGAAGAGCGAGCAAACTTGCAAACCATCCCAAATGCAGCTAAGAAGTCAAGTGGTTCTTCTACCCGGCAGCGGCGACAGGAGAAAGGACCATTCACCAGATAAGAGAGGAATCTTGTCATCCTGAAGACGTATGAATTTCTGTCCCCCTAGCTCAAGGATTTCTAGCTACAAGTagctttctcctttttttggtTGGTAGCTTGTAAATGAAATGTACGTTCAGTGCATCAAGGTTGTTGTTACTGGATAAGTTTATGCGCTGCTTGACTGCCGATGCGATGAAGTCTCCTGCAAATGCATTATGAATTTGCCATACTAGAAGCCAGAATAACGTCAGACGACTAACACAGAGGAAACCTTCTACTTCCCTTGGATCTTCCCTTGATCTCTTGAATTTCATCTTTTTATGACATTTTCATAGGTCCTCGAGGAAGATAGTTAAACATGCCCCCACTATGAATCTGAACTTTATGTGCAATTAGTACATGCATATGACAACTTGATAAGCACTAGCCATACAATATTATTGCTCAACTCATCTCTTTGCTCACCTCAACATAATACAGCAGCTGTTCacagtagaaaaataaatagtcccACAATCTAAAGACCAATAACTCCACCCGACTAATCTCTATACACACATATCGCCGACGCCAAAACCGATGCTTCAAAATATTGCAGAATCCTGTCAAATCCGCAACCCTCTCCAAGGGCCAATTATGATTGCGCTTTGGAGAGTAATTTTTCCATTCCTTTTGGTGTATCATCATGCAGAGATCAATTCCTTCTGGGGTTCCTACTTACCAAAATATTACAACAACGAAATGGGATCAGCCCACATCATGTCATCTTGCTTTGGATTTGCCTATGAACATGTACAAGGAACTCTACATAAGAAAGGCCACCAGGTGCCTTGTCTTCAACTAATAGTGAGCGGAAGAAATCTCCTGCAACAGTGAATGAGAAGCATTAAGAAGAGATGGTAATATCAGGTATTATAAACTAAGAAATATAACCAGAAACTAACCAGATGGGTCTCCGTGTTTGCATAGTCTCAATCtgcaagatattttttttaaaaaaaatgtcaaatggACTGAAAGTACCAATGTCATCCACATAATGGAAAACATGCAAAGAGTACCTCAAGTAGGAGCATCTCTGTCGCCTTATTTCATTCACCACGTCATTTACTTTCCTGGAAAGTTCGTTATCATATTGCTCCAATACCAACTGAAAGAATTCACTCATTGGTCAGTCTTATTGCAAAATAAAAGgggaacaaaacaaatttcatgaaTGTTATCGAAAATCCCTACTCATGTtatcataaacttataaaTCCATCAGGTAGAAAGAAAATAGACTAGGGGTACAAAGACTGACCAGATTTGGTGCTCCGGCCAAAGATGAGACACCAAATATTTGCTCAAGGGTGGCAGGGTTTACTGCATTTCCGACATAAACAAAACCATCCTCACCATTTTCCAACAAATAAATTCCAGAATCAAGTGTATTCTCACTATTGAGTGTAAGTGGGGTTGGTATAAGGGAATCGTCATCACTCTGCACAACAGTgtaaattcaaaataattagAACTTCCTATTAAATAATGTGGAATGCCAGAAACAATTGAATGCTTATACC from Oryza brachyantha chromosome 12, ObraRS2, whole genome shotgun sequence encodes:
- the LOC102712128 gene encoding uncharacterized protein LOC102712128, which codes for MATHRLRLRLPPSPSPRLLRPVSLPLPPPPPRPLLASTRPPAPHPPLPSSDPVEANSEAAAALEEEEEGSVASVGAGGYPGGLPAHLRAARAGLGDPAFFLLAFVAVTTSAAFTSMVAVAIPTMLAMRRAANSFTLLADAALEELPSTMAAVRLSGMEISDLTLELSDLSQEIADGVNKSAKVAQAVEAGLGQMRDLARQQAASMIEERANLQTIPNAAKKSSGSSTRQRRQEKGPFTR